The DNA region TGGTTTTCCAAGTAACAGCTGGTGAGCTGCTTCCCTGTTTTGTGTAGCCATTCCCTATTAGCAGTACGGATTTAGACAATTATCACTAAACAacgcaaaaaaaaatagtataaccTTTAATCAAGAGCGCACCTTTAGCTCAGACATGATTTCATTCAATTGATTTCTAGACATTTTTGCCAGATGAAGAGTCAGGGGATCACTTGCTAGTGCTGGCTGACTCTGTAAACCATTTTGATTTGACTGCATGACAGTCTGAGCACCACCTAAAGTCCCTGCCATGACATTTGCAGCAGTAATGGCTATGTGGAGACCAATTGGCTGGTGCTGAGCCGGCTCCTCCAGAATTGCTGGACCCCCTGCTTGTTTCTGGGGATCTGTGCaagcataaaagaaaaaaaaaaatgtcccaGGATTCTTTGACATGGGAAGAGAAATGAATACATAAAGTTATGAGAGCCAAAGAGACTTACCATTATTTGCAGCCAGTCGAGGACCCCCGCGACCCTGCAAGATAAGTAAAGGTCATCACTAAAGCTTTCACCTTCAAAGGGCAAAAATATGGCATTTGACACAACTGCAACTCAAAGCTGAATAACAATGCACTGACGTATAAAAGAAGCCAGGAATCCAGGTATACTGTAAAATGCAAGTCTCAACCCAGTGGCACGATGGATGGTACCATTCAATTGATGTCAGCTTAAACAGCTATAATATACAGGAAAATAATTTGACCTTCAGCATTAGACTAGTCATGCAAGGAGATGCCAATGACATCACTTTGAAGgggaaaaaggaaataaataagcTGAATAGCTACACATCTAAACTTTACCACACCTGTTCTCGGTTTCTGTCAgcatttttgtcattttcagcAAAATCAACCCGTAACTGCCGGCCATTGATCTCATAACCCTGAAGATTACGACGAGCACTTAGCGCCGTCTCTTCATCCTTATATTCACAGAATCCATAACCTTTAGGTTTCCCAGTTTCTCGATCGATTACTAATCTGAAACAAAGGgaaataataaatcatttagACAGCATGATGTAGACAAACAAATTACTGCTGTGGGAGAAAAGAAACAGGGCATAAAAAGCTAATTTGTGAGCAAAAAGGTAAACTAAGGTAAACTATCTATCTTAGAGGACAAGCCAGATAATTCGTTGAATGATTATATAAAGGTATGGCTATATGGTGGCATAGCAGATAGATCTACAATAAAGACAATCAAGAGAAGGGCAAGAAATACACCTAATGTTCTACTGAAGAACTGACTGATTCTTGATTAGACTGTTGTGACATGTGAGCTACAGACTATTTCTTGGCTGCTCCCTTTTTCCTCTCTGAGGTTTTTACCTTCATTCGATTATGCTGTCAAGGTAGTCAACAGATGGTCTTATATCTAAGAGCTCATTATCATCTGTTAATATGTTAATCCACGACGCAAAAGTTCAGGAAATTTACTAAAGGCATGTCAGCATTTTCTTCAATGACAGCTAATTGAACCCACTTCCATTTTTAGAGTAACCTTCTATTGCAGAAGAAGCTTTGTTTTGGCCCAAGGCCttaataaaggaaataaacacCCTAAGTATCTGTATTTGAGTGCTTTCTTCAAGCTTGATAAGACAGAAGCAAAAGCACTCCCACTGCCTAAGGAAGCACCATGTCCTTCTGGACATGGTTGGTAACCATTCCATACCCATATCTTACAGGAACTGGAAGGGGTATCAGGGTTTCCCATTCCGGGTATAACAGATTTGCGGTCTTCctttttatacattaaaaaagaaaaaatgaatgagAGATTAACTGCAACGAATTCCACCCTCGCTAATGTATCAATCCAGAAACTTCAGCTAACCTTCCCGGAGAAAAGTATCAGCAAACAACAAGTTTCGCAGCAGAATCGGTGcacaattcaataatttaaataaaatacaacatggTAACTAGTTAAAGATTAAAACTGCAATGATAAcagaacaaaattgaaatttgacaatCAACTATTTTCAAATTCTAGGGTTTCAaaagttttattattgcaactcccaaggaaaaataacaataatacagaCCTGAAGGACACAACAGGCCCAACCTCTCTGCAGATTTCAATTAGCTGTTCCTCGGTTGCATCATACGGTATATTCCCAACTgccaaaattacaaaataaataatcacaaaTTCCAGTTTGTAAGTTTCCACCCAAAAACACTGCCAAGCTTTTAACTCCGCGAAATCAGTTTCAAATTCAACTGGATTCTGCaggattgaaaaaagaaattgctggCTTTTCCCAGCAATCAAATCGAACACACTATTGCATGgataagaagagagagagaaaagagataCCAAAAACGCAGCGATGCTGAGAAGACGAGGCcatgaattattttaacaagagaagaagaagaagaaacgctCCATCTTCTTCCTTCTCCACGAACCGCTCTCCCTCTACTCTCTTATTCTTCTTCGAAAACGGCGTCGTATAGTATCCCAAAAAATATAGATagctgaataaataaataaataaagtactTTATTCGGTTGCTGTTTATGTGTTCGTGAATTCGTACGTTGTTGAGTTGAGTTTGGTTTTGGTCAGCGTCAGAAAGTtctcagaaagaaagaaagtgataTATATCTGTTTGTCTTTCTTCTGAATATAAAGGGGGAGGGAGGGAGTAATGCTTTATGTTCTTTCAGGGCGATCAGGGAGAGAGTCGGTGTAGTGTTTCGGAGATTCTGCTGTTCTTGTCCAGAATAAAATGGGctaccaattttattttttttatttttatccactCGACtggcatttatttatttattgttactGGGGTGTCAAAAAACGCATATGCTTCTTAGCTTCAACCTTAGTGTGCTTGAATTTGAAGGATCGGGGGGGAATCGGACATCCTATTaagcttatatttttttgagaaataatttttttgaaaagataatGGTTTTAAGATCTCTGATTTGATTACAGCCTCgagattaaagaataaaatgcggcagaaaattataaagcataGATTATATTTACTGTTAAAACTCCAGAggcctttctttctttctgataGGGGAGATGAGAGAAAAAGGGGAGAAGACTGGACTGGAAAATGAAATAAAGTGAGGCTTTAGAGAAAAGCAATGGACATGGCGACAAGGGAAAATGCAGCGGTTTTCGTTAGCCATTTTCCATCAGAGAGGGAATGTGTCCCTTGAGGAGAGAGGAGGAGCACCGCCATATTACAGGGCCGAAGAAGACGAGCGATATGCAACTCCTACACCCTACTAAAAACCTCTCctaatcccaaaaaaaaaaaaaacacttcagcACACACGAAGTGGTAAAAACTATAACTATTGTGATTAATAGGCCTATTCATAAATTTCAGGCGCGTCCCACAAAATATTCGACAGCAAAACTTCACATTTACATAAATCACGAGGAGATTGATCTCCCTAACAATCTACCAGTACCTACGAATACCCATAAGATGGCACACAAGACTCCAACAATCGACAATAAAACAAATCCCTTATTTCTACTAGCGCTCCTTACACTTGCAGCACCATTAGCTGCGACTACATTAATACTATTGACATTCATTCTGATCCTGCTAGCTGCGTCTACATTAATGCTTTTGACATTCATTCTGATCCTGCTGAAGCTTGACATTCGCTCAAAAGCCTTGTTAACCAATGGATTCTCTGAAGCTGACGCAGGAGTAGTAGGGATGGACTCCACAAAACCCCACAAGGCAGAAGAGAACCAACCATCAGCAGCATCACCCTCTTTTCCACCTTGATTTCCGTTGGTTATGGTAGAATTGTTGCTGGATTCACACACAACACCTGAACATGACCAAAATGGCCTACTATTAGACTAAACTACATTCCAATGgttgttattaataataaacGAAGGAAATACTTGTATTAGAACTCTTGAATCTGGCTCAAAGTCCCAAATTCACATAGGCTTTTCGCCTCGCATGCCACCCATCTCATCATGAGCTCTGCATGGGTTGGCTATGACAAAATCGAGTTTTGTCCAAAAATAAAACAGTAGCTTAGTACACCAGATGGAAGACAGGATAAATGCAGTGATTCTGCTAGTCAAACTAGTTATATACCTGGAGGTGGTTGGAAAAGATTCTCATTATGTGATTCTGAAGCAGCTAACATATTACTTCTCTGACCATGCACCCATAGCTGATTGTTCATCTGCTCTGCATCAAAAAATTGTGGCTGCAGATCACAGTCCACTTGGTTGGCCACCAAATTTGACTGCTGCAACTGATAATCCACCGCATTTATTATTGAATCGGGCTGCAACTGGTAGCCAACTTGGTTAACCATGTCACACCCATAGGGATGCATATACGAATGTGAAACTGCTTCCTGATCAACAGGCCCCATGTCACGCAAAAACATGGTTGCATCATAGTACAGGTCAAGCTCGCTCAAtccatcaaaatcatcaaactGCAAGTTTTCCACAGGTTGCTCAGTATTGGAGAAAGAAGGCTCCGGATCGATGAGATCATTAATTTCCAGGAAATCCTCTTCATTTAACCGGGGAGCCTGTTCATAGTTAGTGCTGGATGTGACCTCAGGTGCCTCATGCAATTGCAATGTTGAGGTACCTGACTGGTCAAAGTTAAAGCTGGTGTGTGTATTGCAATGCTGACCACTTGTTGTCAACTCTCCAGCTGGCTCACAAACAAAATCCCTGAAAGATGGATCGACCAAAGTACTTCGTGCCTCTTCTTCCCCAGTAACctgcaatgatgaaattgattaaTACAGTTGGATCCTGAAAAGGTAAAGATCAAGCAGAAGTAAAGAAACCACATAAAACAATGTAACTCTACTTTTGCTTTGTTTACGCACAACCAAAGCAATTGTATCCTGCCAATCAATGTTATCAAACTAAGAGCAAAAACAACTGGACCGTTTAAGACTTGTTTTGGACACAAAAGAATCAGTGCAGACCAATTTTGTGACATGACACAAGAACGGTCAAACTAGATATCACTCCGACTAAATACACCATAAACTTGTAATTACAACAGTCAGTATGCTTTGGGTCAGTCAAggtgaaagaaaaggatgaaaCGTTGAAGAAATTATCATAACACAAACCTGAGGCAGTAAATAAGTAAAATCATTGTTCTGCAGCAGCTCGTTATGTGCAGGTTCTTCaccaatttgttttattatctcCTCAAAAACATTCAGTGGCGGCTCAAGTTGAGCAGACTGTATGAAATTATCAACAAGAGTCACTTCATTATGCTGCTTAACAGGAATCTCTGGGGTAAACATGCCATTGACACACTGAAATTCATCATCAGCCCAGTCTTCTTCCTTAAATGGTGCTCCATACTGTTCACCATTCTTAGGACCAGCTCCGCTTTTTTTGTAAACCTTGTAAAGGGCATAATAATCCTGATGCAGGAAATACacgaaagaaaaggaaataattagcatcaaatacacaacaaatgaaaaaatacaaaacaagacCACCATCCCGCATACTTGCACATTTGAGCATCTCTTAAGTTCTTCTTCGTCCAAAGAATACTCATGCATCACCCAGTCAGTTCGCTCACCGCTAGGTGCACGGCCTCTGTAGAAAACTAGGGTCTTCTTCACCCCAACATTTCGAGAATTGCACACAACAATGCGATCCTTCCCTGTTGTTTTCCAGTACCCCTGTCTGGTCGCCCTATTTGATCTTGCTCCATTAGGATACTTCCTATCCCTGGGACTGAAGAAGAACCATTGCCTATCTCCAGTCTTCAAAATGGATTGCCCTGCAAGatcatttcttcattttttagcaATAGATAATTCAATCTTCCAAACCCTAACTCAAACCTcctgaaaaaaaactaaacaaacaaaaaataaattcacagcAAAAACCATTGATATAAACTTTTGCAGTGCAagagatacaaattcaaaagaaatataagattacactaaaaaaaatcaaatccagaGCTCAAGGAGCCAAACAAACACACGGGAAGCTCAAAATCAGTCAAAAAAAGGTTCGCCTTGTACCAAAACTAAATGAAACaacatttacttttaaaatgattC from Populus alba chromosome 14, ASM523922v2, whole genome shotgun sequence includes:
- the LOC118027467 gene encoding NAC domain-containing protein 17 isoform X2, which produces MMWVFCGFLPGQSILKTGDRQWFFFSPRDRKYPNGARSNRATRQGYWKTTGKDRIVVCNSRNVGVKKTLVFYRGRAPSGERTDWVMHEYSLDEEELKRCSNVQDYYALYKVYKKSGAGPKNGEQYGAPFKEEDWADDEFQCVNGMFTPEIPVKQHNEVTLVDNFIQSAQLEPPLNVFEEIIKQIGEEPAHNELLQNNDFTYLLPQVTGEEEARSTLVDPSFRDFVCEPAGELTTSGQHCNTHTSFNFDQSGTSTLQLHEAPEVTSSTNYEQAPRLNEEDFLEINDLIDPEPSFSNTEQPVENLQFDDFDGLSELDLYYDATMFLRDMGPVDQEAVSHSYMHPYGCDMVNQVGYQLQPDSIINAVDYQLQQSNLVANQVDCDLQPQFFDAEQMNNQLWVHGQRSNMLAASESHNENLFQPPPGVVCESSNNSTITNGNQGGKEGDAADGWFSSALWGFVESIPTTPASASENPLVNKAFERMSSFSRIRMNVKSINVDAASRIRMNVNSINVVAANGAASVRSASRNKGFVLLSIVGVLCAILWVFVGTGRLLGRSISS
- the LOC118027467 gene encoding NAC domain-containing protein 17 isoform X1 — encoded protein: MTVTTDSCFGADDKEWPPGFRFHPTDEELVVYYLKRKICKKRLKLNIIREVDVYKWDPEELPGQSILKTGDRQWFFFSPRDRKYPNGARSNRATRQGYWKTTGKDRIVVCNSRNVGVKKTLVFYRGRAPSGERTDWVMHEYSLDEEELKRCSNVQDYYALYKVYKKSGAGPKNGEQYGAPFKEEDWADDEFQCVNGMFTPEIPVKQHNEVTLVDNFIQSAQLEPPLNVFEEIIKQIGEEPAHNELLQNNDFTYLLPQVTGEEEARSTLVDPSFRDFVCEPAGELTTSGQHCNTHTSFNFDQSGTSTLQLHEAPEVTSSTNYEQAPRLNEEDFLEINDLIDPEPSFSNTEQPVENLQFDDFDGLSELDLYYDATMFLRDMGPVDQEAVSHSYMHPYGCDMVNQVGYQLQPDSIINAVDYQLQQSNLVANQVDCDLQPQFFDAEQMNNQLWVHGQRSNMLAASESHNENLFQPPPGVVCESSNNSTITNGNQGGKEGDAADGWFSSALWGFVESIPTTPASASENPLVNKAFERMSSFSRIRMNVKSINVDAASRIRMNVNSINVVAANGAASVRSASRNKGFVLLSIVGVLCAILWVFVGTGRLLGRSISS
- the LOC118027467 gene encoding NAC domain-containing protein 17 isoform X3; the encoded protein is MTVTTDSCFGADDKEWPPGFRFHPTDEELVVYYLKRKICKKRLKLNIIREVDVYKWDPEELPGQSILKTGDRQWFFFSPRDRKYPNGARSNRATRQGYWKTTGKDRIVVCNSRNVGVKKTLVFYRGRAPSGERTDWVMHEYSLDEEELKRCSNVQDYYALYKVYKKSGAGPKNGEQYGAPFKEEDWADDEFQCVNGMFTPEIPVKQHNEVTLVDNFIQSAQLEPPLNVFEEIIKQIGEEPAHNELLQNNDFTYLLPQVTGEEEARSTLVDPSFRDFVCEPAGELTTSGQHCNTHTSFNFDQSGTSTLQLHEAPEVTSSTNYEQAPRLNEEDFLEINDLIDPEPSFSNTEQPVENLQFDDFDGLSELDLYYDATMFLRDMGPVDQEAVSHSYMHPYGCDMVNQVGYQLQPDSIINAVDYQLQQSNLVANQVDCDLQPQFFDAEQMNNQLWVHGQRSNMLAASESHNENLFQPPPANPCRAHDEMGGMRGEKPM